The Parvularculales bacterium genomic sequence GGCTCCAATTAAGCAGTTTTCCCCAATGCGCGCACCATTCAGCACCGTTGAACCAATGCCGATAAGAGAATTATCGCCGATAGTACACCCATGGAGCATCACCTGATGACCAATGGTAACCCCCTCACCTATTGTAAGCGGAAAGCCGACATCCGTATGCAACACAGAGGCATCCTGCACGTTAGATCGCGCCCCTATGGTTATGGGGTCATTGTCACCCCGCAATACCGATCCAAACCAAACGCTGCTATCTTCTTTCATAATAACATGACCCAGAACCTGCGCATCAGGAGCTATCCAGTAAGCACCGCTCTCCGGCAAGGTGGGAGATTTATCTCCTAATCTATACACGGTCATGCGTTCCCCCTTATTCTTCTTCTGCCATTACCGGTAGGTCAAACTCCAAAATGGCCATCTGGAAGGCATAAGAAACCTCACCATCTTCATCATCCCGAAACATAGTGCCAATAAACTCGCCATTAATATAAACTTCCGCCGAGTCATCCTTAGCGCCGCGCCGAACAGATATACCCTC encodes the following:
- a CDS encoding gamma carbonic anhydrase family protein, translated to MTVYRLGDKSPTLPESGAYWIAPDAQVLGHVIMKEDSSVWFGSVLRGDNDPITIGARSNVQDASVLHTDVGFPLTIGEGVTIGHQVMLHGCTIGDNSLIGIGSTVLNGARIGENCLIGAHALVTEGKEIPDNSMVIGSPGRVVRTLSEDEVKGLALSAQVYVANWKRFKSDLEAITPEK
- a CDS encoding DUF3126 family protein, whose protein sequence is MNNNEILRVQTYMQNLFGCEGISVRRGAKDDSAEVYINGEFIGTMFRDDEDGEVSYAFQMAILEFDLPVMAEEE